One genomic segment of Thermodesulfobacterium sp. TA1 includes these proteins:
- the moaA gene encoding GTP 3',8-cyclase MoaA translates to MLIDPFGRKIEYLRISVTDKCNFRCIYCFTHKNWKWLPHQEILRLEEIEEVVRVGAKLGVKRVRLTGGEPLIRKNIEVLVERIASITGIEDLSLTTNGYFLEELGEKLKKAGLKRLNLSLDTLNPEKFRKITGVDGFEKVIRSLDLALELGFSPVKVNVVVIRGFNDEEVLDLAKLTIEKPIEVRFIEFMPIGGNSLWDESHIVEVVEIKKILEAYQPLLPANSVGGGPAKVFRWKGAKGKIGLISPISEHFCHRCNRFRITADGRLRTCLFSDFEINLKTALREKKVSLEELFIQALKVKPERHNLNSTLKPMRAIGG, encoded by the coding sequence ATGTTGATAGACCCTTTTGGAAGAAAGATAGAATACCTTAGGATATCGGTAACCGACAAATGTAATTTCAGGTGTATCTATTGCTTTACTCATAAAAATTGGAAATGGTTACCCCATCAGGAAATACTTAGGTTGGAAGAGATAGAAGAGGTGGTAAGGGTAGGGGCTAAGCTTGGGGTTAAAAGGGTAAGACTTACTGGGGGAGAACCTTTGATTAGAAAAAACATAGAAGTTTTAGTAGAAAGGATTGCTTCTATAACCGGGATAGAAGATTTAAGCCTTACGACAAACGGATATTTTCTTGAGGAGTTAGGAGAAAAGCTTAAAAAAGCAGGTTTAAAAAGGTTAAACCTTAGTTTAGATACCCTTAATCCAGAAAAGTTTCGAAAAATTACAGGGGTTGATGGTTTTGAAAAGGTGATAAGAAGTTTAGACTTAGCTTTAGAACTTGGTTTTTCACCGGTTAAGGTTAACGTGGTGGTTATAAGAGGATTCAACGACGAAGAGGTTTTAGACTTAGCTAAGCTAACCATAGAAAAGCCCATAGAGGTAAGGTTTATTGAATTTATGCCTATAGGTGGAAATTCTCTTTGGGATGAGAGCCATATAGTAGAGGTGGTAGAGATTAAAAAGATTTTAGAGGCATACCAACCACTTTTACCTGCTAATTCGGTAGGAGGGGGGCCTGCAAAGGTTTTTAGATGGAAGGGTGCTAAAGGGAAAATAGGACTTATTTCACCAATTTCTGAGCATTTTTGTCATAGATGCAACCGATTTAGGATTACGGCTGATGGTAGGTTAAGGACTTGTCTTTTTTCAGACTTTGAGATAAACTTAAAAACCGCTTTAAGGGAAAAAAAGGTTTCATTAGAGGAGCTTTTTATTCAAGCTCTAAAGGTAAAGCCTGAAAGGCATAATCTAAACTCTACTTTAAAACCTATGAGAGCTATCGGAGGTTAG
- a CDS encoding diguanylate cyclase, translating to MKKLLFYKSYGVILGLIFWGWILGIGVLYNNFSSQKQTILENNLNDRIVMYNSTINSIKRLTQLYVTGIVASQSIQNLFKSYKGDEEVLRNRLYQFLLPFIQKFPDLGLDLHFHTSDGRSLLRIYNPSVYGDDLTREREDLRYVMKHKRPVFGFASGKVLSGFRYTVPLMDEKEEYLGSADFVVSVGHFERLVKELSPDLCCRFIFKKKETVDKLLEPYKKQFSLSFLGEDWVEYQASSKNEIFYKDILKKLSQEPAFKKALYLEKNQVFEFRPKKGEVYEVVLIPITDFKGDTVGFLLNIRQAKELEALYKDFYKNFWGYTFLLILILLVSFYTNKKAREVFLERKRLNVVLNFMEISVYTVKDFKITLVNPKLLKLLGYSEKELIGKRDHEVFVELLEHKCLICEAIAKGEDWEGDLVLKRKDGSYLIANVKVSQVKDESGKVIESIVCFWDITLRKKLEDALYLESITDPLTKLFNRRFVSTVLESLKQKAEETKQPFSVIMIDIDNFKRVNDIYGHDVGDEVLKALAETFKNNLREQDVVGRWGGEEFIVVLPETDLKNAVMVAEKLRTAVEELEIGVNKIKVTISLGVSEYLLTEEVSELIKRADSALYLAKRSGKNCVKIET from the coding sequence ATGAAAAAATTATTATTTTATAAGTCTTATGGTGTTATTTTAGGGTTGATTTTTTGGGGTTGGATTTTAGGGATAGGGGTTCTTTATAATAACTTTTCATCACAAAAACAGACTATTCTTGAAAACAATTTAAACGACCGTATTGTCATGTATAATTCTACGATTAATTCTATAAAAAGGCTAACCCAACTTTATGTTACAGGGATAGTAGCGTCTCAAAGTATACAAAACCTTTTTAAAAGTTATAAAGGAGATGAAGAAGTCTTAAGAAATAGGCTTTACCAGTTTCTTTTACCTTTTATTCAGAAATTTCCTGATTTAGGGTTAGACTTGCATTTTCACACCTCTGATGGAAGAAGTCTTTTAAGGATCTATAATCCTTCTGTTTATGGAGACGACCTTACGAGGGAGAGAGAGGATTTAAGATATGTGATGAAACATAAAAGACCGGTTTTTGGGTTTGCATCAGGAAAGGTTTTAAGTGGGTTTAGATACACCGTGCCTTTGATGGATGAGAAGGAAGAATATTTAGGAAGTGCAGATTTTGTGGTTTCGGTTGGCCATTTTGAAAGGTTGGTCAAAGAACTGAGTCCAGACCTATGTTGTAGGTTTATTTTTAAGAAAAAAGAAACGGTAGACAAACTTTTAGAACCTTATAAAAAGCAGTTTTCTCTAAGTTTTTTAGGGGAGGATTGGGTAGAATACCAAGCAAGTTCAAAAAATGAAATCTTTTATAAAGATATTCTAAAAAAGTTATCTCAAGAACCGGCTTTTAAAAAGGCTTTGTATTTAGAAAAAAATCAGGTTTTTGAGTTTAGGCCTAAAAAGGGAGAGGTTTATGAGGTAGTTCTTATTCCTATTACGGACTTTAAGGGGGATACGGTAGGGTTTTTGTTGAATATAAGGCAAGCAAAAGAGCTTGAAGCCTTATATAAAGATTTTTATAAAAACTTCTGGGGGTATACCTTTTTATTGATTTTGATACTGCTTGTTTCTTTTTATACCAATAAGAAGGCAAGGGAGGTATTCTTAGAAAGAAAAAGATTAAACGTGGTTCTTAATTTTATGGAAATCTCGGTTTATACGGTAAAGGATTTTAAAATTACCCTGGTTAATCCTAAACTTCTTAAACTTTTAGGTTATTCGGAAAAGGAGTTGATAGGGAAAAGGGACCATGAGGTTTTTGTAGAGCTGTTAGAACATAAATGTTTGATATGTGAGGCTATAGCTAAGGGAGAGGACTGGGAAGGTGATTTGGTTTTGAAGAGGAAGGACGGTAGTTATTTGATAGCCAACGTTAAGGTGTCTCAGGTAAAAGATGAATCAGGAAAGGTTATAGAGTCTATCGTTTGTTTTTGGGATATAACTTTAAGGAAAAAGTTGGAAGACGCACTTTATTTAGAATCTATTACCGACCCACTTACCAAGTTGTTTAATCGAAGGTTTGTGTCTACTGTGTTAGAAAGTCTTAAACAAAAAGCTGAGGAAACCAAACAACCTTTTTCTGTGATAATGATAGACATAGACAATTTTAAGAGGGTAAACGACATCTATGGTCATGATGTAGGGGATGAGGTTTTAAAAGCTTTGGCTGAGACTTTTAAAAATAACCTTAGGGAACAAGATGTAGTTGGCCGTTGGGGGGGAGAAGAGTTTATCGTAGTTTTACCAGAAACAGACCTGAAAAACGCCGTGATGGTAGCAGAAAAATTAAGAACCGCGGTAGAAGAATTAGAGATAGGGGTTAATAAGATTAAAGTTACCATAAGCTTAGGGGTAAGTGAGTACCTTTTAACCGAAGAGGTTTCAGAACTAATTAAAAGGGCAGACTCAGCCCTTTATTTGGCTAAAAGGTCAGGGAAAAATTGCGTAAAAATTGAAACATGA
- a CDS encoding DUF4416 family protein, which yields MSHPRQPAPVCFFIALTTQDLFLGEQALTHLTSHLGPMFFSSEPFDFSSFTSYYEKEMGKDLKKRFYFFENLKSPDFLVDLKHLCYQIELSYTTESGKRSINLDPGYIELSKVVLSTFKDYAHRVYLGRSVFAEVTLIYRDKSFVPLPWTYPDYQAFIPVFNQARDVYKELRKRKGC from the coding sequence ATGAGTCATCCAAGACAACCTGCTCCTGTTTGTTTTTTTATAGCTTTAACCACTCAAGACCTTTTTTTGGGAGAACAAGCTCTTACTCATTTGACCTCGCATCTGGGACCGATGTTTTTTTCTTCTGAACCCTTTGATTTTTCTTCTTTTACCTCTTATTACGAAAAAGAGATGGGAAAAGACTTGAAAAAAAGATTTTATTTTTTTGAAAACCTAAAAAGCCCTGATTTTTTGGTAGATTTAAAACACCTTTGTTATCAAATAGAGCTTAGTTATACTACTGAGTCTGGGAAAAGGAGTATAAACCTTGACCCAGGGTATATAGAGCTTTCTAAGGTAGTGCTTTCAACCTTTAAAGACTATGCCCATAGGGTTTACTTAGGTCGAAGTGTTTTTGCTGAGGTGACGTTGATTTATAGAGATAAAAGTTTCGTGCCTCTTCCTTGGACCTATCCAGATTATCAGGCTTTTATCCCGGTTTTTAACCAGGCAAGAGATGTTTATAAGGAGTTAAGAAAGAGAAAAGGATGTTGA
- a CDS encoding Trm112 family protein, giving the protein MDQERIKVYLEVLACPKCKGDLEFLNFKDKEGFYCKVCKLFYPVIEDIPVMLVEEALKIENLTS; this is encoded by the coding sequence ATGGACCAAGAAAGAATTAAAGTTTATTTAGAAGTGCTTGCTTGCCCTAAGTGCAAAGGCGATTTAGAGTTTTTAAACTTTAAAGACAAAGAAGGGTTTTATTGTAAGGTTTGCAAGCTTTTTTATCCGGTAATAGAGGACATTCCGGTGATGTTGGTTGAAGAGGCTTTAAAAATAGAAAACTTAACCTCTTGA
- the metG gene encoding methionine--tRNA ligase, with product MLIYLTTPIYYVNSFPHLGHAYTTLLVDGFARFYRLKNWQVFFLTGTDEHGDKIQKTAKDKGLSPQALVDEISQIFKTTWDYFGVSYNRFIRTTEEKHKKVVQAVLQQLYEKGEIYQDEYEGLYCVGCERFLTAKELDEQGRCRDHQKTPELIREKNYFFNLEKYRTWLKEYILQNELIYPQFYREEVLNMLEEELPPLCISRPKKRLEWGIELPFDKDYVTYVWFDALLNYLTGIGYPEDPKWEGWWKEAHHFIAKDILKPHAVYWPIMLKALGLPVYKKLLVHGYWLVDKLKMSKSLGNIVDPITLSKTYGKDRLRYFLFREMAFGYDAEFSLESFITRINADLANDYGNLIYRTLNLTEKYFKSQIPPLSEIKEEDQAYLDLVKRALEEYHQLFAELQFHRALERLWEAIREGNVYIDRQAPWSLIKKGELNRAGTVLRILLEVIKSFAIALSPIMPETSSVLLQNLSYKGPLTWEEVFNFKGLKEGTEAKKGSPLFPRIEEKPKEETVSEQKTEEKSFISIEEFKKLDLRVGKIVAAEKIPNTDKLLKLEVLCPEKRQIVSGIAQYYKPEELIGKEVVIIANLKPSKIKGVLSEGMLLAAKDDKGLCLVAPEKEIAPGAKVS from the coding sequence ATGCTTATCTATCTTACTACCCCGATTTATTATGTAAACTCCTTTCCCCATTTAGGTCATGCTTATACCACCTTGTTAGTAGATGGGTTTGCCAGGTTTTACAGACTTAAAAATTGGCAGGTTTTTTTCCTTACAGGAACAGATGAGCACGGAGACAAAATTCAAAAAACCGCAAAAGATAAAGGTCTTTCCCCTCAGGCTTTAGTAGATGAAATAAGCCAAATTTTTAAAACAACTTGGGATTATTTTGGGGTTTCTTATAATCGGTTTATTAGAACTACCGAAGAAAAACATAAAAAGGTAGTGCAAGCAGTCCTTCAGCAGCTTTACGAAAAAGGAGAAATCTATCAAGACGAATATGAAGGACTTTATTGCGTAGGTTGTGAAAGATTTTTAACCGCTAAAGAACTTGACGAACAAGGAAGGTGTAGGGACCATCAAAAAACCCCTGAATTGATTAGAGAAAAAAACTACTTTTTTAATTTAGAAAAATATCGCACCTGGCTAAAAGAGTATATTCTGCAAAATGAGCTTATTTATCCTCAATTTTATCGAGAAGAAGTGCTTAACATGTTAGAGGAAGAGCTACCTCCGCTTTGTATCTCTCGTCCCAAAAAAAGGCTTGAGTGGGGTATTGAACTTCCTTTTGATAAAGATTATGTAACCTATGTATGGTTTGATGCCCTTTTAAACTATTTAACAGGAATAGGGTATCCAGAAGACCCAAAATGGGAGGGTTGGTGGAAAGAGGCCCATCATTTTATAGCTAAAGACATCTTGAAACCTCATGCGGTTTATTGGCCTATTATGTTAAAAGCTTTAGGCCTACCGGTATACAAAAAACTTTTGGTGCATGGCTATTGGTTGGTTGATAAGCTAAAGATGTCTAAGTCATTGGGAAACATCGTAGACCCGATTACTTTAAGTAAAACCTATGGTAAAGACCGACTAAGATATTTTTTGTTTAGAGAAATGGCCTTTGGTTATGACGCAGAGTTTAGTTTGGAATCCTTTATAACCAGGATAAACGCGGACCTTGCTAATGATTACGGAAACCTTATTTACCGTACCTTAAACCTAACGGAAAAATACTTTAAATCTCAAATTCCTCCTTTAAGTGAGATTAAAGAGGAAGACCAAGCCTACTTAGACTTAGTAAAAAGAGCTTTAGAGGAATATCACCAACTTTTTGCTGAGCTTCAGTTTCATCGCGCTTTAGAAAGGTTGTGGGAGGCAATCAGAGAAGGAAACGTTTACATAGACAGACAGGCCCCGTGGAGTCTTATTAAAAAAGGAGAACTAAACAGGGCAGGAACGGTGCTTAGGATTTTGCTTGAGGTTATTAAAAGTTTTGCTATAGCCCTTTCTCCGATAATGCCTGAAACTTCATCGGTTTTACTCCAAAACCTTTCTTATAAAGGCCCCTTAACTTGGGAAGAGGTTTTTAACTTTAAGGGATTAAAAGAAGGGACAGAAGCTAAAAAAGGTAGTCCTCTTTTTCCAAGAATAGAAGAAAAGCCAAAGGAGGAAACGGTGTCAGAGCAAAAAACCGAAGAGAAGAGTTTTATTTCCATAGAGGAGTTCAAAAAACTTGACTTAAGGGTAGGAAAAATAGTGGCTGCAGAAAAAATTCCTAATACAGATAAGCTTTTAAAATTGGAGGTTCTCTGCCCAGAAAAAAGACAGATCGTTTCAGGAATAGCTCAATATTATAAACCAGAAGAGTTGATAGGAAAAGAAGTAGTCATTATAGCCAACCTAAAGCCATCTAAAATAAAAGGAGTTCTTTCTGAAGGAATGCTCCTTGCAGCTAAGGATGATAAAGGGCTATGCTTGGTTGCCCCTGAGAAAGAAATAGCCCCAGGGGCTAAAGTAAGTTAA
- a CDS encoding regulatory iron-sulfur-containing complex subunit RicT — MENKEVQVWLSAGTLKQGYPDMAVKLTKPLSKGTYVLAEMPDGRNEVLLLTEVSYKIPFDVEGIPVVLRKATLKEIREFEKKLEIEEKGREFCLQFAKELGLEMKLVRVDCFFDRSKIIFFYTADGRIDFRQLVKELARALRMRIEMRQIGVRNETALLGGIGYCGKEFCCAKFLKSFVPLSIKFAKEQGLILDPNKISGPCGRLLCCLSYEMEVYREFLDNLPKLGSKIKINEESYRVVKYHLFQKLVYLETKDGQLITVPVEDLKSYIVEHTEDFIPEGQLKTLEEEEA; from the coding sequence ATGGAAAATAAAGAAGTTCAAGTTTGGTTGAGTGCTGGGACTTTAAAACAGGGATATCCTGATATGGCAGTAAAACTTACTAAGCCCCTTTCTAAAGGTACCTATGTGCTGGCAGAGATGCCCGACGGAAGAAACGAAGTTTTGCTACTTACCGAAGTTTCTTACAAGATTCCTTTTGATGTAGAAGGAATACCTGTGGTTTTGCGAAAGGCTACTTTAAAAGAAATCAGGGAGTTTGAAAAAAAATTAGAAATAGAAGAAAAGGGTAGGGAGTTTTGTCTTCAGTTTGCTAAGGAACTTGGACTTGAGATGAAGTTGGTTAGGGTAGATTGTTTTTTTGACCGAAGCAAAATCATATTTTTTTATACCGCAGATGGGAGGATTGATTTTAGACAGTTGGTAAAGGAGTTAGCCAGAGCTTTAAGGATGAGAATAGAAATGAGGCAGATAGGGGTAAGAAATGAAACCGCCCTTTTGGGAGGTATAGGATATTGTGGAAAGGAGTTTTGTTGTGCTAAGTTTTTAAAATCCTTTGTACCCCTTTCTATCAAGTTTGCCAAAGAACAAGGTCTTATCCTTGACCCTAACAAGATATCTGGTCCTTGTGGAAGGTTATTATGTTGTCTTAGTTATGAGATGGAAGTTTATCGGGAATTTTTAGATAACCTTCCTAAATTGGGAAGTAAAATCAAGATTAACGAGGAATCCTATCGTGTAGTAAAGTACCATCTTTTTCAAAAGTTGGTTTATTTAGAAACAAAAGATGGACAACTGATTACTGTGCCGGTTGAAGATTTAAAGTCTTATATTGTCGAGCATACCGAAGATTTTATCCCTGAAGGTCAACTTAAGACCCTTGAAGAGGAGGAGGCTTGA
- the efp gene encoding elongation factor P produces MAYSTSDFKRGLKIEWDGKPYEILEFQHVKVSKNQPTVRTRLKDLTTGRVFEVNFRAGEKFEKPDLQEKEMQFLYKEKGQYVFMDLEDYDQVYVREEEVGEAGKFLKENLTVYIIYYRGKVIGIDLPNIVELEVVETEPGVRGDTVGSATKPATLETGAVIQVPLFINKGDRIKVDTRTGEYLERAG; encoded by the coding sequence ATGGCTTACAGCACATCAGACTTTAAGAGAGGTTTAAAAATAGAGTGGGATGGAAAGCCATATGAAATTTTAGAGTTTCAGCATGTAAAGGTTTCTAAAAATCAGCCTACGGTTAGAACCAGATTAAAAGATTTAACCACCGGTAGGGTTTTTGAGGTTAACTTTCGTGCAGGAGAAAAGTTTGAAAAACCTGACCTTCAAGAAAAAGAGATGCAGTTTTTGTATAAAGAAAAGGGACAGTATGTATTTATGGATTTAGAAGATTACGACCAAGTTTATGTTAGAGAAGAAGAAGTAGGAGAAGCAGGCAAGTTTTTAAAGGAAAATTTAACCGTTTACATCATCTATTACCGTGGAAAGGTTATAGGGATAGACCTTCCTAACATCGTGGAGTTAGAGGTAGTGGAAACCGAGCCAGGGGTTAGAGGAGACACCGTAGGTTCTGCTACTAAACCAGCTACCCTTGAGACCGGGGCAGTCATACAGGTGCCACTTTTTATTAATAAAGGAGACCGGATTAAAGTAGATACTAGAACAGGAGAATACCTCGAGAGGGCTGGTTAA